The Juglans microcarpa x Juglans regia isolate MS1-56 chromosome 2D, Jm3101_v1.0, whole genome shotgun sequence DNA window TGTGAGACTTGAGCCCTATTGCCTATATGATGGAATGGCATAATAAATAAAGCGTATTTAAGAATTGCAGGATGGAATGATTGATCCTCTTATGACCGCAGTTTTTTTTACTCAAAGGGGCCCTCCTTTGGTATATTTCATTTTACACGTAGTTAATTTGTTTGGATCGTATTTGCTgatgagaatgaaaagaaaaactttcgAACTCGCTGATTTATACTTCTTTCCCATCTTTGCTCATCAGGAATTATTAATAATTCTCTATTAGCTcagtgcattttttttcttgtttcctgtgtatcatcattttcaaagaattttTATGCGCTGTGTTAATAAGAACATGTGATTTTTGGATGGGGAAGTTTAACTACATGTTTTGATGGGCACACAGGGAACTATGGTTCTTACTTAGTGCCTGCTGCTGCACTTGGAGCAATGGGATATTGTTACATGTGGTGGAAGGTAAGGTTTTTAATTGTGATCCAAACGCACCAATTTTGTTGTCACGAGTGCAATGCATTTGGTAGTGCACTGTTAACAATAGCTATTCTTGCTGATTTAGGATTGGtatctaattttctttcttttgttgtgCAGGGTTGGTCGCTTTCTGATGTAATGTTTGTAACTAAGCACAATATGGCAAATGCTGTTTCAACCGTGTCCAAACAATTAGAGCATGTCCATGAAGCACTAGGTGTAAGTAGCATTGCTTGGCCATTGTTTAGTATGTTCTTCCAGATAGTAATTCTTTCCTTACCACTTTTAAAGTTCACACGTGTTATAAAATCTCAATTTGTGCAGGCAACTAAGAGACATCTAACCAAGAAGCTGGAGAACTTGGACTGGAAGGTGGAGGAGCAGAAGGAAACAACCAAGCTTATTGCAAATGATGTATAAAGctattcctttcttttcttggttGGATATGCATTCAGTTTAGATAAGATATAAGAAATGTGTTCCCCTTGTTTGAAGCATTGTGGTCATAAGAGGATCAAAATTACCATTCATTTTAGTTCCACTCGTTCCCTCTTCAGTGGGTCTTTCTTGTGTGTTTCTCTTGTTAAGATCAGAAGCGATGCTACTTTTGATATCTGCATCTCTTGTCCAATCTGGATTCGGGTTTGCAATCAATATTCTCAAAGTTCTAATGGCACCACTTCTGATAACTGCATGCCTTGAAGTATGCTTATATTTATTTGCAGCTTTTTTGGCATGCAGGTGAATGAGGTGAAATCAAGCCTTTCTCAAATTGGGTTTGATGTGGCATCAATCTATCAAATGCTATCTGGGTTGGTAAGTAGctgcttttcctttttcaaaataagcaTTTGTTATAAAACCGTGTATTTTTACCtatccaaaaaatttatgtattttttattacctatagaaaaatatatatttgttattttctctGGCATGCTAATTTCAGTAAACTTAGTAGATTGTTGATCTTTTGTTTGTCAATTAACTTGACAGGAAGGGAAGGTTGAGcttcttgaaaacaaacagGTTATATCTCTGATAATGTAATCATGTTGGGTTTTTTAATTGCTGATACAATAACTTCTATACGAAACGCTGACATGAATGCAAAATGTATATGCTTAACGTTTCTTTGGCAATTgatattttcctttgttttcttttcaacatCCAGGACATGACTAACTCAGGTCTCTGGTATCTATGCCAAGTGGCTGGAGGCTTCAAAGATGGGCTAAATTCTAAACTTTTTCAGGTCAGATACCAGATCCGTGTGTTAAGATTTATGCCTATTATAGATGAACTCTTCATGCCAAAATTCAGGAGGTCAGCTTATTCATGTAACAGCCAATTATTGGCTTGTATTTGTAATAGTTGTGATACTCCATACTAATTGGtaagtgataagggtaggtggtgtatgagatcccacatttgTCTGGGAAGGAGAAGTCCTTGCTCTTTGGGAATTCGTAATCTGAAAATCTTAAATAAGGCACTTTTTGGGAAGTGGTCATGGAGGTATCATCAAGAAGGGGAATCTTTATAGAAGACCATTATTGAGTTGAAGTATGGGAATTTGTGAGGGGGTTGGTGTTGAAATGAAGTGAGAAGTGTGCATGGTATTGGTCTGTGGAAGAATATTTGAAATGGATGGGAGGATTTTACTCGGTTTATTAAATTAGAGGTCGGTGACGGTGTGAGGATCAGCTTTTGGAAACAAGGAACGTTCTCTGGATGAGCTAAgaagtttcttcttcctttctttatttctctGGGCATCTTCTTGTGTTCTGAATGGAGCTTGCTtcaatgactttcttgtatctctTTCTAGCTCATTTTTATGTAACTAGGTGTATGCTGTTTGTATAccttctgtgtacttgggctatgcctatttacttctattaataaaatgttatcttatttgtaaaaaaaaagtctttatAATAGTTTCaatggggctctaattgtatcattgactgaTCCTTCTTCACTGTTGCTGAGAGATGGATACCTCTATTACTCACTATCTTTTTCCTCAAATATTACTATATTCTGTATTTGTGCTTTGGCAGGATGTTGGTGCTAAGGTAGCAAATCATTCAACAATCACATTTGAGGATAAGTCCCCCAAGGTAACTCGAGTCTCCTTCTTCAGTTGCATCCTGTTTTCATTCACCAATGACATGGTGTGACCATATCATTCAGGGCCTCCAATTCATTGCTGAAGCTAAGGGCTCAGGTGTGATTGATAATTCAGTGATAACAATGAGGAAAACTGATCTTGACAACTTCTCTGGTGAAAAAGGTCCGACATTGACAAATAGAATACACAGGTCATATCCAGTTGGGATTTCTTTGAGCCAAGACATTAGAGGTTCGGATACATGATTCTTTCATTATGTTTTCTTGCTTTGGTGGAATGAACTCTTCCTATTGATTTCATAAGCATGTTACGGGATTCCATAATTTGCTCCCAGTGATAAATGCTTCCGGGTGTTTGATTTGCACATCTCCAGATGGAAAAAGTATATAGTGATAGTGCTTTGTACAAGTAATGATTTCATTTGTTATACGAGCCCAGAATAAGGTACTGTAAGCTCGGTGGCGCTGATGAccttgtatttttgtattttcatatAGCTATATGTCAAAAATCCATTCATCTCCAGTTCTGCTTCATAATTTTCTGCAGTTATCTCCATAAGACCCAGTTTTTTTCCCTGTTTAATTGCTACTAAGGAcggaatataaattaaaaaagaaagaaagatgctCATTGGGTTGAAGCCGAACTTCGAGTGTTTCGTGTGTTAAATCTTGTGATCTTGAATCGACTTGCCAAAGAGTAATTCATTGGGAGACATACCGAATAGTCTGAAAATGATCCAAAACGtattttttggaaaacaaaGGTGAAAGATTGCAAACAAGATTGCTATCTCAGCAATTAAGACTCTTGTCTTCACTATGGTCTGCAACTTGTAACAACCGGCACATACTCACAAAATTGGATTACTTCTATATGTAGTTATTTGATGGGTTAAGCTTTCCCATATCAATATTATATTGAAGTGACCAGCTTATTGGGTGCATGAGAACTGCttgattttccttttctgtCAAAGGGTATCAATAACTACGACAAACAACTCGGATTTTATCCCACCCAACTCAAGTAGCTTCTTTAACTTTCAGTCATAAACAGAATGTATATAACAACAGGGTTTCTTAATTGTGATTAGATTTTGTGATGCACAACGCGAGGTAGGACTCTCCAATCTCTCAAATTTATTTGCGATCTTGCAATGCAGGCTTTAGTTTCTGGTTAGACAACGGTTTAACcacttttttcttatatatccACTTGAAATGTTTATTGTTTACTACCAAGAAATGTAAATGTGCAAATGAAGAACTGCAGAAGAATAAAGCAAAAGCATTGTACTGGCCGCCATCAATACTTAGCTTTTACAAGGCAGCAATCAGGATATTTAGGGCATGGACAAAATAGAGCTTCAATTTTGGTCTGCATGCAATGGCCGCATGCAGTTGGCATCGCCATGGACATGATTATGATCACCAGAAACAATTCAACCACCAGCATCATTGCAAATTCAACAAGTTTGTCCATACTGCctgttgaaaaatattagatcAAAAGTAGGTGCAGAAAAGTTAAATCTAATATCAAGAACCAATGTTAATATGTAACATACGGATCTTAAAATTAgggcataaaaataattttagtctatttatttatttttaatattatcataaatatttttagttcagatcattattattattattattattattaaaggaTAAACATAGTTAAATTTCTAGTTTAGGGTTTCCTcattttaaaatcatcactggtAGAGTCTTCTTCCTACAAAAGCTAGTGAATTACTTCTAGATTTCTACAAGATGTTTTAAACTCCATCACAGCATCACGTCTGTCACCCTCCCTCTCTTAAAAGGGTAACATGATTGAATTTTTGGCTTACGACAGCCATTGTTTGACTCCAAATCAAAGACGTCAAACACTCCACCCATCTTTAAGGAgtggtttgaatttagagatgagttgagattggttgaaatggtttgtgaatagtagaataaaagttgaattgtttattatattttgtgtggaaatttaaaaaagttcttttagaatttgaaaaagttgaattgtttattatattttgtgtgaaaatttgataaagttgtaatgatgagatgagatgagttgaagtaggttttgaatgcaaatgaaGCCTAAATTTCTATCTTTTAAAAATCCCAAATCTGCAGCAATTCTCAAATCACCCTACGACAGTTAGTGATTGATTTTGAGTTCAACACATTGAACATTCTCTCCCCTCTTTATTACCCTCTATTCTCTGCAAGCTCTCCCCCAAAAACTTTATTATCTGCCATCAACGTAAAAAAGCTACTAACTCTCCCCAGCTCAATCACCTAGACCACAATCCATTTGATGTAAAGGTCATGATTGAGATGCAGCAAAAGCTAGTATGGTTTGCATGGTGGGCATCTTGGCTACCGATTTGAAGGTTTCATTCATTTAAATCTAGCATGCTTGTTGCCAAGAACCACCAACCGAGTCTTGTGACACTCTATGGATCCATCGGAACGAAGCTTGATGGAAAACATTAACTTACTGCCAAGGGGTTTCACGGATGGGGGACATGGAACAATATCTCAGGTCTGGTTTTCTTCAAGTGCAAGAAGTTTTGTTTCAATAGCTTTCCGCCAACACTCATGCTCCATTGCCTGTTTATAAGATGAAGGAATAAGAGTAGAA harbors:
- the LOC121250742 gene encoding uncharacterized protein LOC121250742; amino-acid sequence: MALQAGVSTSKVLILVGAGLTGSVVLRGGRLSDLIAQLQELLKGVNEAEISPNKYETTVLAVQIRQLAQEIRELAVSRPVTIFNGDSSSNGNYGSYLVPAAALGAMGYCYMWWKGWSLSDVMFVTKHNMANAVSTVSKQLEHVHEALGATKRHLTKKLENLDWKVEEQKETTKLIANDVNEVKSSLSQIGFDVASIYQMLSGLEGKVELLENKQDMTNSGLWYLCQVAGGFKDGLNSKLFQDVGAKVANHSTITFEDKSPKGLQFIAEAKGSGVIDNSVITMRKTDLDNFSGEKGPTLTNRIHRSYPVGISLSQDIRGSDT